In a genomic window of Paraburkholderia acidiphila:
- a CDS encoding GntR family transcriptional regulator, producing the protein METRFDSTADAVASGLRDLIVSGELGGGERLVERDLAERFEVSRIPLREAIQRLAREGLVEIFRNRGAVVRMLTAQDVEEIYGLRALLEGDAIFHSIKRIDDETLARAELVHRLLGEAGATQKQGELNREFHELLYGACGNARQLAAIRELRAQVERYERLQNTLLADTPSFQHEHEAILEACLARNARSARALTVAHIDSARRIVLAVVERMAAQG; encoded by the coding sequence ATGGAAACAAGATTCGATTCCACGGCGGACGCGGTGGCGTCCGGTTTGCGCGATCTGATCGTCAGCGGCGAGTTAGGCGGCGGCGAGCGCCTCGTCGAGCGCGATCTCGCGGAGCGTTTCGAGGTGAGCCGCATTCCGTTGCGCGAAGCCATCCAGCGGCTCGCGCGCGAGGGCCTCGTCGAGATTTTCCGCAATCGCGGCGCGGTCGTGCGCATGCTCACGGCGCAAGACGTGGAGGAGATCTATGGCTTGCGCGCGCTGCTCGAAGGCGATGCGATTTTTCACAGCATCAAGCGCATCGACGATGAAACGCTCGCACGCGCGGAACTCGTGCACCGGCTGCTTGGCGAAGCGGGCGCCACGCAGAAGCAGGGCGAGCTCAACCGCGAGTTTCACGAACTGCTTTACGGCGCATGCGGCAACGCCCGTCAACTGGCGGCGATCCGCGAATTGCGCGCGCAGGTGGAGCGTTACGAGCGGCTGCAGAATACGCTGCTTGCCGATACGCCCTCGTTTCAGCACGAACACGAGGCGATCCTCGAAGCGTGCCTCGCACGCAACGCGCGCAGCGCGCGTGCCTTGACGGTGGCGCATATCGACTCGGCAAGGCGCATCGTGCTCGCCGTGGTGGAGCGCATGGCCGCGCAAGGCTAA
- a CDS encoding GNAT family N-acetyltransferase yields the protein MSISRAIQRREEPFTSVQPGFGRLVLRRFDPRHDSWEALTRLLHRAFSRLASLGLHCSCADQAASLTRERALAGDCFVAVCHGRIVGTLTVEGHDSHSQCEHYRLRGVASVHQFGIEPKWQSRGIGRALLAFAGRWAAARGYTQLALDTPFPAAHLIAFYRAQGFSLVDVVRFAGRGYDSAVLSKAAAARCSSEFAHLPGGLRHTLSPGPLV from the coding sequence ATGTCGATCTCGCGTGCAATCCAGCGCCGGGAAGAGCCGTTCACCTCTGTGCAGCCTGGCTTCGGCCGGCTCGTGCTGAGGCGCTTCGATCCGCGCCACGACTCGTGGGAAGCGCTCACGCGTTTGCTGCATCGCGCGTTCTCGCGGCTCGCCTCGCTGGGATTGCACTGCTCGTGCGCCGATCAGGCGGCGAGCCTCACGCGTGAACGCGCGCTGGCGGGAGACTGCTTCGTTGCCGTCTGCCACGGCAGGATCGTCGGCACGCTCACGGTGGAAGGCCACGACAGCCATTCGCAGTGCGAACATTATCGCTTGCGCGGCGTGGCCTCGGTCCATCAGTTCGGCATCGAGCCCAAGTGGCAAAGTCGCGGCATCGGCCGTGCGCTGCTCGCATTCGCGGGACGTTGGGCGGCCGCGCGCGGCTACACGCAGCTCGCGCTTGACACGCCGTTTCCCGCCGCCCACCTCATCGCGTTCTATCGCGCGCAAGGCTTTAGTCTCGTCGATGTCGTGCGTTTTGCCGGCCGCGGCTACGACAGCGCCGTGCTCAGCAAGGCCGCTGCGGCGCGTTGCAGTTCGGAGTTTGCACACCTGCCCGGCGGGTTACGGCACACCCTGTCGCCGGGTCCGCTCGTCTGA
- a CDS encoding EAL domain-containing protein codes for MSSRFTALTTFCVVAFAVLATLMAAVYASDAVDERQKRDQVDVFSNRALLRAELVTSEAESALHQLMPYGNDPCTSDHLQRLRHVEEQFRYIREVAWTDGARLRCSSQSGDVDTALPPPEWTYANGFTAWHSEVGKRGNERRMLNVRLGNHVVVIDPRFYLDIVPLDDTIQLAVLETQDGGIISSWADADYTLVRAALKRTTRSQYFEGRYYVVERSSRFPIVVIAYEPEDRMRRDLPAQFRTLLLPALILSVLGTWLVMHWRRKLRTPRNAILEGIRRRQFVAWLQPLVSLESGRCVGAEALVRWKLEDGSIVAPDTFIPMAESLGLVEPITDQVVRSVFEGVGAVLARRRDLHVSLNLAGKDLAGTRVLDVLKPSLAKYAVHPEQIWFEAIERTLIDTAGSAPVLEAFRAAGHRIFIDDFGTGYSSLSYLQELPVDGIKIDRSFIRSLGGGEEMNKIVPHVIDMARSLDLLMVAEGVETEPQAQYLREHGVQFAQGWLYAKAMPADEFLRYLDHEAARTRKA; via the coding sequence ATGAGCAGCCGATTCACCGCCCTGACGACGTTCTGTGTCGTGGCGTTCGCCGTCCTGGCAACGCTCATGGCTGCGGTGTACGCGTCGGACGCCGTCGACGAACGCCAGAAGCGCGACCAGGTCGATGTCTTTTCGAACCGCGCTTTGCTGCGCGCAGAACTCGTGACGTCCGAGGCCGAGTCCGCGCTGCACCAGCTCATGCCTTACGGCAACGATCCCTGCACGAGCGATCACCTGCAGCGGCTGCGCCATGTCGAGGAACAGTTCCGCTACATTCGCGAAGTCGCCTGGACCGATGGCGCGCGGCTGCGCTGCAGCTCCCAGAGCGGCGACGTCGATACCGCCTTGCCGCCACCTGAATGGACCTACGCCAACGGCTTCACCGCCTGGCATAGCGAAGTCGGCAAGCGCGGCAACGAGCGGCGCATGCTCAACGTGCGGCTGGGCAATCACGTCGTGGTGATCGATCCGCGCTTCTACCTCGACATCGTGCCGCTCGACGACACCATCCAGCTGGCCGTGCTCGAAACGCAGGACGGCGGCATCATTTCAAGCTGGGCAGACGCCGACTATACCCTCGTACGCGCAGCGCTCAAGCGCACCACCCGCAGCCAGTATTTCGAGGGACGCTACTACGTCGTCGAGCGCTCGAGCCGCTTTCCCATTGTGGTGATCGCGTACGAACCCGAGGACCGCATGCGCCGCGACCTGCCCGCGCAATTCCGGACGCTGCTGCTGCCGGCGCTTATCCTGAGCGTATTGGGCACGTGGCTCGTCATGCACTGGCGCCGCAAGCTGCGCACGCCGCGCAACGCGATACTGGAAGGCATCCGGCGGCGCCAGTTCGTCGCGTGGCTGCAGCCGCTCGTCTCGCTCGAAAGCGGGCGCTGCGTCGGCGCCGAAGCGCTCGTGCGCTGGAAGCTCGAAGACGGCTCCATCGTCGCGCCGGACACGTTCATCCCCATGGCGGAATCACTCGGTCTCGTCGAGCCCATCACCGACCAGGTCGTGCGCTCCGTGTTCGAGGGCGTGGGCGCCGTGCTGGCCCGGCGCCGCGATCTGCACGTCTCGCTGAACCTTGCCGGCAAGGATCTCGCGGGCACACGCGTGCTCGACGTGCTCAAGCCGAGCCTCGCGAAATATGCGGTGCACCCCGAGCAGATCTGGTTCGAAGCAATCGAGCGCACGCTCATCGACACCGCCGGCTCCGCGCCCGTTCTCGAAGCGTTTCGCGCGGCCGGGCACCGCATCTTCATCGACGATTTCGGCACGGGATATTCGAGCCTGTCGTATCTGCAGGAACTGCCGGTGGATGGCATCAAGATCGACCGCTCGTTCATCCGCTCACTCGGGGGCGGCGAGGAAATGAACAAGATCGTGCCGCACGTGATCGACATGGCGCGCAGCCTCGACCTGCTGATGGTCGCCGAGGGTGTGGAAACCGAGCCGCAAGCGCAGTATCTGCGCGAGCACGGTGTGCAGTTTGCGCAAGGCTGGCTCTACGCGAAGGCCATGCCCGCCGACGAATTCCTGCGCTATCTGGATCATGAAGCGGCGCGCACGCGCAAGGCGTGA
- a CDS encoding diguanylate cyclase — protein sequence MKRPHLVVTVCFLAAMALVSGVGLRQLYQMTRNDLHSRQRDLEVRAVGVDALISAERRRLLFLRDYAEHVLASPSQQRAGLLDPAVQAALRNSDKLAWEVPGAMDGPLVFGTNAQGLAGIEGFHRDAATLPADIVLARSISPLLAISQHADAVQSTVAYISANGLYVLSPERPDAPARDLLRRFSTMPYYHLHLAGRNPAREIVWTPIYTETKKSEAISTLSAPVYANGRFRGAVVMDVAPSRLLALQLASANLTDDEEPAEFGLLNKNGDLVYFVDGKITAHPPANFDPYLIDMARAQAADWMQRGQGYVQRGGRYLLFQHVGESHWMLLANTDDSELTLAAAHRVFSSPLIVAWLAIAVLLVGTLFIVKNIFGQYVLASSRLETLARSDPLTGLANRRRFQEVFDETLERSAREGGGEAAAPIAAMLMLDIDYFKRVNDRFGHAAGDRVLVIFADILRKNLRSAEMPARVGGEEFAALLPGADLATAAGVAERIRLAVEAHAAGLAHASGAPGEAAGNLDPDAIAFTVSIGVAASPADCGAHYEALMSVADRRLYAAKEGGRNRVVAEDSRSIDPAQA from the coding sequence ATGAAACGCCCGCACCTCGTGGTGACGGTGTGCTTTCTCGCCGCCATGGCGCTGGTGAGCGGCGTGGGCCTGCGCCAGCTCTACCAGATGACGCGCAACGACCTGCATAGCCGCCAGCGCGACCTGGAGGTGCGGGCCGTGGGCGTGGACGCGCTGATCTCCGCAGAACGCCGGCGCCTGCTGTTCCTGCGCGACTACGCGGAACACGTGCTCGCCTCGCCGAGCCAGCAGCGCGCGGGCCTCCTGGATCCGGCGGTGCAGGCCGCGCTGCGCAACAGCGACAAGCTCGCATGGGAAGTCCCCGGCGCGATGGACGGGCCGCTCGTTTTCGGCACCAATGCGCAAGGGCTCGCGGGCATCGAGGGCTTTCACCGCGACGCCGCCACGCTGCCGGCCGACATCGTGCTCGCGCGCTCGATCAGCCCGCTGCTCGCGATCAGCCAGCACGCCGACGCAGTGCAAAGCACGGTTGCGTACATCTCGGCCAACGGCCTCTATGTGCTCTCACCCGAGCGCCCGGATGCGCCCGCGCGCGACCTGTTGCGGCGCTTCAGCACCATGCCCTACTACCACCTGCATCTCGCCGGCCGGAATCCGGCACGCGAGATCGTCTGGACTCCCATCTATACGGAAACCAAAAAAAGCGAAGCGATTTCCACGCTCAGCGCGCCCGTCTATGCCAATGGACGCTTTCGCGGCGCCGTCGTGATGGACGTCGCGCCCTCGCGCCTGCTTGCACTCCAGCTCGCCTCCGCCAACCTGACCGACGACGAGGAGCCTGCCGAGTTCGGCCTCCTGAACAAGAACGGCGACCTCGTCTATTTCGTCGATGGCAAGATCACCGCGCATCCTCCGGCGAACTTCGATCCGTATCTCATCGACATGGCGCGCGCGCAGGCGGCGGACTGGATGCAGCGCGGCCAGGGCTACGTCCAGCGAGGCGGCCGCTACCTGCTCTTCCAGCACGTGGGAGAGTCCCACTGGATGCTGCTCGCGAACACGGACGACTCGGAACTCACGCTCGCCGCGGCGCATCGCGTGTTCAGCAGCCCGCTGATCGTCGCGTGGCTGGCGATCGCCGTGCTGCTCGTGGGCACGCTCTTCATCGTCAAGAACATCTTCGGCCAGTACGTCCTCGCGAGTTCGAGGCTCGAAACGCTCGCGCGCAGCGATCCGCTCACCGGTCTCGCGAACCGGCGGCGCTTCCAGGAGGTTTTCGACGAGACGCTGGAGCGCTCCGCCCGCGAAGGCGGCGGCGAGGCGGCCGCGCCCATTGCGGCCATGCTGATGCTCGATATCGACTACTTCAAGCGCGTGAACGACCGCTTCGGCCATGCGGCGGGCGACCGCGTGCTCGTGATATTCGCAGACATCCTGCGCAAGAACCTGCGCAGCGCGGAAATGCCCGCGCGCGTGGGCGGCGAGGAATTCGCGGCGCTGCTGCCCGGTGCCGATCTCGCCACGGCTGCGGGCGTAGCCGAACGCATCCGCCTGGCGGTCGAAGCGCATGCGGCGGGCCTGGCGCATGCCTCCGGCGCGCCGGGCGAAGCAGCCGGCAACCTGGACCCGGATGCGATCGCGTTCACCGTTTCGATTGGCGTGGCGGCCAGTCCCGCCGACTGCGGCGCCCACTACGAAGCGCTCATGTCGGTCGCCGACCGGCGGCTCTACGCCGCGAAGGAAGGCGGCCGCAATCGCGTCGTTGCAGAGGATTCCCGATCGATCGATCCGGCGCAGGCTTGA
- a CDS encoding HD domain-containing protein: MTSTLADVAIPDSKLAREITELVRDTESPLLFHHSSRVYYFGALAGRRLGLKFDRELLYAGAMFHDMGLTHAHSSDHERFEVDGANAARDFLRGHGISQHDIDLVWTAIALHTTPGIPEHMHPVIALVTAGVEMDVLGMAYDRFSDTEREAVVHAHPRSEHFKEDIIQTFYDGIKHKPATTFGNVKADVLADKDPHFHAGNFCSVIRHSAWGG, from the coding sequence ATGACCTCGACCCTCGCCGATGTCGCGATCCCCGACAGCAAACTCGCCCGCGAAATTACCGAACTGGTGCGCGATACCGAATCGCCGCTGCTTTTCCATCATTCGAGCCGCGTCTATTACTTCGGCGCGCTGGCCGGCCGCCGGCTCGGCCTGAAGTTCGACCGCGAACTGCTTTATGCGGGCGCCATGTTTCATGACATGGGCCTCACGCACGCGCACAGCAGCGACCACGAACGCTTCGAGGTCGACGGTGCGAACGCCGCGCGCGACTTCCTGCGCGGCCACGGCATCTCGCAGCACGACATCGACCTCGTGTGGACCGCCATCGCGCTGCATACGACGCCGGGCATTCCCGAGCACATGCATCCGGTGATCGCGCTCGTCACGGCGGGCGTCGAAATGGACGTGCTCGGCATGGCCTACGACCGCTTCAGCGACACCGAGCGCGAGGCCGTGGTCCATGCGCACCCGCGCAGCGAGCACTTCAAGGAGGACATCATCCAGACCTTCTATGACGGCATCAAGCACAAGCCCGCCACCACCTTCGGCAACGTGAAGGCCGACGTGCTCGCCGACAAGGACCCGCATTTCCATGCCGGCAACTTCTGCAGCGTGATCCGTCATTCCGCCTGGGGCGGTTGA
- a CDS encoding sensor histidine kinase: MYSILPAFVSALFLGFGVYVLLTEGFTRLSVPFALMCATTFFWQGTWAFLFQTSDPDLSAVLVKAGYFFILFLPTTFYHFVTEVSARRGERPLLVASYLLSVLLAVLLLASDAVVDGYGTFFFGKYPKAGMLHPVHVAQTVLLACRSAWLLYAARRQTQAHDRRKLLDLCFVSLGLYAIAATDYAVNYGLAFYPVGAVFIAISLGILAVTIVRYGLMRPYLIAATVAHEVATPLAAIGMHAEEIGNVLPELMRGYQLAVQHQLCVDGLYPGQSERLSSLATSIRRQVDSTSTVVEMSLASFTLDRLDRRSFETYPVRSCVNAALERFPFRTGERDMVEVAPIDAQLSFSGSDSLVVFVLFNLLKNALFAIHAEIAERSDKVSDYLGRVEISATSEAGFCVLRFTDNGCGIPADILPRVFDPFYSTKAHGRGAGMGLTFCRRVAEALGGTIACESEPHVHTTFTIRLPEPGTSADRALHDAPAKPRRFPAGQDFAG, translated from the coding sequence ATGTATTCGATCCTGCCAGCGTTCGTGTCCGCACTCTTTCTCGGATTCGGCGTCTACGTGCTCCTGACCGAGGGCTTCACGCGCCTCTCGGTGCCGTTCGCCTTGATGTGCGCGACCACGTTCTTCTGGCAGGGCACCTGGGCGTTTCTGTTCCAGACGTCCGACCCCGATCTTTCGGCCGTACTCGTCAAGGCCGGATACTTCTTCATCCTCTTTCTGCCCACCACGTTCTATCACTTCGTGACCGAAGTGAGCGCCCGGCGCGGCGAGCGTCCGCTCCTGGTCGCCTCCTACCTGCTCAGCGTGCTGCTCGCGGTGCTGCTGCTGGCGAGCGATGCCGTCGTGGACGGCTACGGCACGTTCTTCTTCGGCAAGTATCCGAAGGCCGGCATGCTGCACCCCGTGCATGTGGCGCAGACGGTGCTGCTCGCGTGCCGCAGCGCATGGCTGCTCTACGCCGCGCGCCGCCAGACCCAGGCGCACGACCGCCGCAAGCTGCTCGACCTGTGCTTCGTGAGCCTCGGCCTGTACGCGATCGCCGCGACCGACTACGCCGTGAATTACGGTCTCGCGTTTTATCCCGTGGGCGCGGTGTTCATCGCGATCAGCCTTGGCATACTCGCGGTCACGATCGTGCGTTACGGCCTTATGCGTCCTTACCTCATCGCGGCCACGGTGGCGCACGAGGTCGCCACGCCGCTCGCGGCCATCGGCATGCACGCCGAGGAAATCGGCAACGTACTGCCCGAACTCATGCGGGGTTACCAGTTGGCCGTGCAGCACCAGTTATGCGTGGACGGACTGTATCCGGGGCAGTCGGAGCGGCTTTCGTCGCTTGCCACGTCGATACGCCGCCAGGTGGACAGCACGAGCACGGTCGTTGAAATGTCGCTGGCGTCGTTTACGCTCGACCGGCTCGACCGGCGCAGCTTCGAGACCTACCCGGTGCGTTCCTGCGTGAACGCCGCGCTAGAGCGCTTTCCGTTTCGCACGGGCGAGCGCGACATGGTGGAGGTGGCGCCTATCGACGCGCAACTGAGCTTCTCGGGCTCGGATTCGCTTGTCGTGTTCGTGTTGTTCAATCTGCTCAAGAACGCGCTGTTCGCGATTCACGCGGAAATCGCCGAACGAAGCGACAAGGTGAGCGACTACCTGGGCCGCGTGGAGATCAGCGCGACGAGCGAAGCGGGGTTTTGCGTGCTGCGCTTTACCGACAATGGCTGCGGTATTCCCGCCGATATTTTGCCGCGCGTGTTCGATCCGTTTTATTCGACCAAGGCGCACGGGCGCGGCGCTGGCATGGGCCTCACATTCTGCCGCCGCGTGGCCGAAGCGCTGGGCGGCACGATAGCGTGCGAGTCCGAACCGCATGTCCACACCACCTTCACGATCCGCCTGCCCGAGCCCGGCACGAGCGCCGACCGCGCACTGCACGACGCCCCGGCGAAACCCCGCCGTTTTCCGGCGGGGCAGGATTTCGCGGGCTAG
- a CDS encoding acyl-CoA thioesterase yields MYARESIPAVLSRGTAGFSDEIMEATPTKTFHHVIDIYLKDSNAFMNTYFARYFEWQGICRERWFHECIHNNLLASGGVFVTKRAHQEYVQETFPFQRVDCYLNTFQVRQCSAYLVFRFCVDGRPVSLGYQQILFAGTDKRIRRFPPGIIERVKEYELVLPSGSN; encoded by the coding sequence ATGTACGCACGCGAATCCATTCCCGCCGTCCTGTCCCGTGGCACCGCCGGATTCTCCGACGAAATCATGGAAGCTACGCCGACCAAAACGTTTCATCACGTCATCGATATCTACCTGAAGGACTCGAACGCGTTCATGAACACGTATTTCGCCCGCTATTTCGAATGGCAAGGCATTTGCCGCGAACGCTGGTTTCACGAGTGCATTCACAACAATCTGCTCGCCTCGGGCGGCGTGTTCGTCACCAAGCGGGCACACCAGGAGTACGTGCAGGAAACCTTTCCGTTCCAGCGCGTGGATTGCTACCTCAACACCTTCCAGGTGCGCCAGTGCTCCGCGTATCTCGTGTTCCGCTTCTGCGTGGACGGGCGGCCCGTTTCGCTCGGCTATCAGCAGATTCTCTTCGCCGGCACCGACAAGCGCATTCGCCGCTTTCCGCCCGGCATTATCGAGCGCGTGAAGGAATACGAACTGGTCCTTCCCTCGGGTTCGAACTAA
- a CDS encoding response regulator: MSSIVRQPVFHPVSVVFLDDSPDFLYALRGLFPGAGTDRYFTNAAQALAFVASHEARQSARNPAAGAAWSEFEKRGGNALGEDVMADAARFGDIAALVVDYEMPEMTGVEFLAAAKDVACTRILLTATADESHAVEAFNAGLIDFYVKKSDPAMTRKLRGAIEDAKRKFCARRGHIGVHGVGAIYANRRIADVLHEIALRERIVEYYWRPEQNAVLTFDALGNAGVFLAWDSHDWAAQCDVVADEGGPEALREEMAARRIMPVFWPNEAYRPGMARVEFATRQPVPGLDDTFASWTRIDDPGLAPGLITFAAWRAAQGAPGEGANLA; encoded by the coding sequence ATGAGTTCCATCGTCAGACAGCCGGTTTTTCATCCCGTCTCCGTCGTTTTTCTCGACGACAGTCCCGACTTTCTCTACGCGTTGCGCGGCCTCTTTCCGGGCGCCGGCACGGACCGCTACTTCACGAACGCGGCGCAAGCGCTGGCCTTCGTCGCCTCGCACGAAGCGCGGCAGAGTGCCCGCAATCCCGCTGCGGGCGCTGCCTGGTCGGAGTTCGAGAAGCGCGGCGGCAACGCGCTGGGCGAGGACGTGATGGCCGACGCGGCGCGCTTTGGCGATATCGCCGCGCTCGTCGTGGACTACGAAATGCCGGAGATGACCGGCGTTGAATTCCTCGCCGCCGCGAAGGACGTCGCGTGCACGCGCATCCTGCTCACGGCCACGGCCGACGAATCGCATGCGGTTGAGGCGTTCAACGCGGGGCTGATCGACTTCTACGTGAAGAAGTCCGATCCCGCCATGACCCGCAAGCTGCGTGGCGCGATCGAAGATGCCAAGCGCAAGTTCTGCGCGCGGCGCGGCCATATCGGCGTGCATGGCGTGGGCGCGATCTACGCGAACCGGCGTATTGCCGACGTGCTGCACGAAATCGCGCTGCGCGAGCGTATTGTCGAGTACTACTGGCGGCCCGAGCAGAATGCGGTGCTGACGTTCGACGCGCTTGGCAACGCCGGTGTGTTTCTCGCGTGGGATAGTCACGACTGGGCGGCGCAATGCGATGTCGTGGCGGACGAAGGCGGCCCCGAAGCGTTGCGCGAGGAAATGGCGGCGCGCCGGATCATGCCGGTCTTCTGGCCGAACGAGGCGTATCGGCCTGGCATGGCGCGCGTGGAGTTCGCGACGCGGCAGCCGGTGCCGGGACTCGACGATACATTTGCGAGCTGGACGCGTATCGACGACCCGGGTCTTGCGCCCGGGCTGATTACGTTTGCTGCGTGGCGGGCCGCGCAAGGCGCGCCGGGTGAGGGCGCTAACCTTGCGTGA
- a CDS encoding methyl-accepting chemotaxis protein, with translation MNQKAWSIVGLLWISLVVMVVANAFMTRSGMVTDRKNLVEQETQTALGAVSYYQKEADAGHMSADDAKRLAIATLRGMRYGDDQSGYFGIYDSNAMALLVPPKPEMEGKSQANLTDPRGTHVAQEIVKSSSAGGDGYSSYWWPKPGKSAPVEKISYSVLVPGWDWHLFTGIYTDDIDDAFRSALISNLVLVTVIGAAVTLGLMWLIRTIRHSLGGEPEYASQICQRIAEGDLTAHVNLAPGDQHSLLHSMQQMQRQLVETVQRIQTSAESITTGAKEIAAGNLDLSSRTEEQAASLEETAASIEELTTTVKHNTDNARQGNTLAVNASEVAARGGEVVRRVVETMNEISSSSQRVEQIIGVIDGIAFQTNILALNAAVEAARAGDQGRGFAVVAGEVRSLAQRSATAAKEIKDLIGQSVSQVSEGTKLVDEAGKTIDEVVISARRVADLMGEIAAASEEQHTGIEQVNRAVAQMDEVTQQNAALVEEASAAAQSMAAQSNGLRDVVTVFRVGAQAEPAVASAAVSAVRAPAQSARAVRPAAPPKRPAPARAAKAVDTTPAPKAANAAAKAATAASPATTASNETADWETF, from the coding sequence TTGAATCAGAAAGCCTGGAGCATCGTCGGGCTGCTGTGGATCTCGCTCGTCGTGATGGTGGTGGCCAACGCCTTCATGACGCGCTCGGGCATGGTGACGGACCGCAAGAACCTGGTGGAGCAGGAAACGCAAACCGCATTGGGCGCGGTCTCCTACTACCAGAAAGAAGCGGACGCCGGCCACATGAGCGCCGACGACGCGAAGCGCCTTGCCATCGCCACGCTGCGCGGCATGCGCTACGGCGACGACCAGAGCGGCTACTTCGGCATTTACGACAGCAACGCCATGGCGCTGCTCGTGCCGCCCAAGCCGGAGATGGAAGGCAAGAGCCAGGCGAACCTGACGGACCCGCGCGGCACGCACGTGGCGCAAGAGATCGTCAAAAGCTCGTCCGCGGGCGGCGACGGCTACAGCAGCTACTGGTGGCCGAAGCCGGGCAAAAGCGCGCCGGTCGAAAAGATTAGCTATTCCGTCCTCGTACCAGGCTGGGACTGGCACCTCTTCACCGGCATCTATACCGACGATATCGACGACGCCTTCCGCAGCGCGCTGATCAGCAATCTCGTGCTCGTGACGGTGATCGGCGCGGCCGTGACGCTCGGCCTCATGTGGCTCATCCGCACGATCCGGCATAGCCTTGGCGGCGAGCCGGAATATGCCTCGCAGATCTGCCAGCGCATTGCCGAAGGCGATCTCACGGCGCATGTGAATCTCGCGCCCGGCGACCAGCACAGCCTGCTCCACTCGATGCAGCAGATGCAGCGCCAACTGGTCGAAACCGTGCAGCGCATTCAGACGTCGGCCGAGTCGATCACGACAGGCGCCAAGGAAATCGCAGCGGGCAACCTGGACCTTTCCTCGCGTACCGAGGAACAAGCCGCCTCGCTCGAGGAAACGGCCGCCAGCATCGAAGAACTCACGACCACGGTCAAGCACAACACCGACAACGCGCGCCAGGGCAATACGCTCGCGGTGAACGCATCGGAAGTCGCCGCGCGCGGCGGCGAAGTCGTGCGCCGCGTGGTCGAAACGATGAACGAGATTTCGAGCAGCTCGCAGCGCGTGGAGCAGATCATCGGCGTGATCGACGGCATTGCCTTCCAGACCAACATCCTCGCGCTCAACGCGGCCGTGGAAGCGGCGCGCGCCGGCGATCAGGGCCGTGGCTTCGCCGTCGTGGCGGGCGAGGTGCGCAGCCTCGCGCAACGCAGCGCCACGGCCGCCAAGGAGATCAAGGATCTGATCGGGCAGTCGGTCTCGCAGGTGTCGGAAGGCACGAAACTCGTTGATGAAGCGGGTAAGACGATCGACGAGGTGGTGATTTCGGCGCGCCGCGTGGCCGACCTGATGGGCGAAATCGCAGCGGCTTCCGAGGAGCAGCACACCGGCATCGAGCAGGTGAACCGCGCCGTCGCGCAGATGGACGAAGTGACGCAGCAGAATGCGGCGCTCGTGGAGGAAGCATCGGCCGCGGCGCAGTCGATGGCGGCGCAGTCCAATGGGCTGCGCGATGTCGTGACGGTGTTCCGGGTCGGGGCGCAGGCTGAGCCGGCGGTCGCGTCGGCGGCTGTGTCAGCAGTGAGAGCGCCGGCTCAAAGCGCGCGTGCCGTGCGCCCGGCTGCACCGCCCAAGCGCCCTGCCCCGGCACGTGCGGCGAAGGCAGTGGACACCACGCCGGCGCCCAAGGCCGCGAACGCAGCGGCAAAGGCGGCAACGGCTGCCAGCCCCGCGACCACCGCATCCAACGAAACCGCAGACTGGGAAACGTTCTAA